The genomic DNA GCGCCCTTCATGGGCCCTTCCATGGCGCCGGGGCCACAGCCGGTAACGATATTGAGCTCCCTCAGCCCCAGCTGGTAACCCACTTCATGGCAGTAGTTGTACTCGACGTCGCTGATGGAGTGGCCGCCCCAGCAGACGATCATGTTCGGGTCCGGGCTGGGTTTGAGGGCGCCGGCGTTACGCAGTATGGCGAACACCAGATTGGTGATGTGGCTGGCCTGGGTCAGGTTGAAGTCGTGCAGCATTTCCAGGTGGGACGAAACATAGAGGATGTCCCGCAGTACCGAGAACAGGTTCTCGTGGATACCGCGAATCAACTTGCCGTCCACGAAGGCTTCGTCCGGCGGGTTGACCAGCTCCAGCTTGACCCCCCGTTCCCGGCGCAGCACGTTGACCTCGAAGGTCTTGTATTTTTCCAGGATCTCTTTGCTTGAGTCGGTCTGGCTGCCGGAGTTGAGCACCGCCAGGCAACAATTACGGAACAGCTGGTAGAGGTTGGAACGGGAGCTGGCCTTGAGGCTGTCCACTTCCAATTGCGACAGCAAACTCATGCTGCCGATGGGGCTCAGTTGTATGATCATCCTTGCTCCTGCGTCAGGATCACCACCTGGTCCCGGCCGTTGTGTTTGGCCTGGTACAGGGCCTGGTCGGCCCGGTCGAAGGCGGTCATGGGTTGCTCCAGGGGCGACACTTCGGTGGCGCCGATGGAGATGCTGATGCGCACGTCCTCATCCTTGAATTTAAAGGGGATGGTGCGCACCGCTTCGCGAAGTTTGTTCAGCGGCCGCTCGATGTCGGTACCGCTCAGCTCGGGAAACAGGATCACGAACTCCTCACCGCCGAAGCGGGCGATAAAGTCGGTCTCCCTCAGGCTGCGGCGCAAGGTGTGGGCGATAAAACGCAAGGTCTTGTCGCCGGCACTATGGCCGTACTTGTCGTTGATTTCCTTGAAGTGGTCCACGTCCAGTATGGCCAGCCACAGGGGGTGGCCGAAGCGCTGCAGGCGCTTGTGTTCCACCGAAAGGCGCTCATCAAAGGCGGCGCGGTTGGGCAGCTGGGTCAGGCTGTCGTGGAGGCTGTCCACCCGCTGCTGGGCCAGGCGGTCCCGGTATTGCTGGGCCTGGGTTTCCAGTTCCGACAGGCGCTGCTGCATCTCCTCGAGATGCAAACGGTGCTGGTCGTTGATCTGCTGGTCCAGTTCCTGCTTTTGCGGCCACAGGGCGGTGAGCCTGGCCAGGCCCAGCTGCATGGCGGTCAGATCTTCGACGTCCAGGGCCTGCTGCAGCCTAGCCAGTTCTATGCCGACCTGTTCGTTGACGGCCATCTGCTCCTGGGTCTGGTGCCTGTGCTCTTCCAGGGCCAGGCTGGTCTTTTTGTGCAGGGCCAGCAGGCTGGCGCTGGCGGTGCTCAGGAACTGCTTGGCCAGGCGCCTTTCCAGGTCCAGGGTTTTGACCAGCACCTTTAGAAAGTCCAGGCACAGATCCAGCAGGGCTTCCTGGGGCATGGGGGACAGCAACTGGCGGCGGATCTGGTGCAGCTCGTGCTCGGCGCCGGACAGGTCCAGGCTGGACACCAGGGTCATCAGTTGGTCGAGGATCTCGCCGTCGCTGCTCTTGGGATGCAGTACGAAGTTATCGGGGCTGCGCCTTTGCAGGCTGACCACCTTGAGCAGCAGGCCCAGGGCGTCCTGGGTAACAGGAAGCAGACGGTACAGGGCCTGGCGGGGCAGGTGCAGGTCGCTCAGCAGGTTTTTCAGCTGGCGGCGAAGATCCCCTGGCAGGCCGATGATGTGGTGCAGTTGCTTGAGGGTGTCGCTGAGGCTGGTTTGCCAACCGGCCAGACGCTTTTCCTGGCGTTCCAGCTGTAGGCCGAGCTGGTCGTTGATCACCTGCAGCTGGGTCAGGCTGCGGCTCATCTGGTCCGGCGCCAGGGTCAGGCTGGATAGGCGCTGCAGGCTCACGTCCAACTCCGGGTCCAGGCCAAAGGCCAGCATGCTGACTTTCTGCAATAGCTGGCTGACCACCGTCAGCTGGCTTTGTACTTCTTTTTTCAGCTGCTCCTGCTGGCGCAGGCTCATCGACAGGCGTTCTCGCAGTTTGCCGTCGATGTCGATCGGTTCACTCATGACACGGGTAGGACCTCTGTAGATTCGGGCAATCTTACCCCGAAAGCCTCTTGCCGGGCAGTAAGTCGCTGCATTCTTTGCATTAATTCCCCGTAGGACAGGCCGACCACCTTGATGGTGCCGTTATGGATGGCTTCGGACAGGCTGGCCCTGATGGGCTCGGCCAGGGCCGAGGGCAGGGTGCAGCTTTGGCCGATCAGCCACAAGTCCGTATGGGGGCCTTCCACGCAGGCCAGGCTCAGGGCAAAGAGCAGGGTTTCCAGCACCGTCATACTGGTGCCGACCCGGGGATGGTAGGGCAGCAGCGGCAACAGGGTGCCGGCAAAGGTGACGTCGTCCATCTCAAGGGCGGTGCCCTCGGCGGCTTGGGCTATCACCTGGCGCAGCCGCTGGGTCAGGCCTTCTTCCCGGCCCGGTCCCGGGCCCGGCAGCACGAACAGCAGATAGTCCCGTGACGGCTGCACCAGCAGGCGGGCCTCCGGCAGGGCCTGGGTCAACTTGTCGGCAAAGTCGCCAAGGGCCTGGCGGCTGGCCTGGAAGCCCAGGGTCTCGTAGGCCAGGGCCATACCCGGCAGGTAACACATCACCGCCGCCAGGGGCTGTTGGTGGGCCTGGTTGGCGCTGAGGTTACCCAGGTCCATGGCCAGGCGCAGTTCGGCCAGCAGGTTGTCCCCTTCTTTGAAAAAAGCGTTGATGTTGAGAAAACCGGTGGCCGGGTGCTGGTGGCGCTGGTTGCGGCCCTTACCCTTGTTGCGCCGCTGGCGCTTGATGGCCCAGAGCGGGCCCAGCAAGCCCAATCCCAGTCCCAAGGCCCCGGCCAACGCCAGCCAGTAAGGGGACAATCCCTGTGTCTTGGGGGGCGGGGCAGTGGGAGGCGCCACGACCTGCACTGTTACCTGCTCGGGAAACTGGGGGAGCTGGTTTAGCCCTGCCAGTTCTTTAGCCAGGCTAAGAGCCTGGTGGTATTGCTGTTTTTGCTCATAGATATCGATAAGGGCGCTGATGGTCTGGTGCTGCAGATCCCGCTCCACCGTCGGGTTGGCGTGAATGCCGGCCAGGGCCTGCTGCAAGGCCGTGATGGCTTTGTCCTGTTGCTTTTTGGCCAGGTAAAGCTGGGCCAGTTGGTAATGGACCTTGGGCAGGTAGAGCCCGGCCTGGGCTTCTTCCAACAAGGTTTGGGCCTGTTTGAGCAGGGTTTCGCTCTTGTCGAGCTTGCCGATGATGCGGTAGGTCTGGCCCAGGTCGAGCATCATCCGTCCTGTGGTGACCTTGTCCTTATTGCGCTTGGCGATGTCCAGGGCGTTATAGAATTGGACTATGGCCAATTCTGGGCGGCCGCTGGCCACCATCAACTCCCCCAGGTAGCGAAAACAGGCGGTGATATCGCCGTCGGCCTGGATGCTTTCGAAAATGCCCAGGGCGTCCATCAGCAGCTGTTCGCTTTGCTGGTATTGGCCCAGGCTCATGTAGATCACCCCCTGGCGGCTCATGGCCCTGGCCTGGTGGCGTTTTTCCCCCAGTTGCTGGGCTTCCAGTTCGGCTTCCTTGAGCAGGGTCAGGGCTTTGGCCGGTTCATTCTGGCGCCGGGCCAGGGCTGCTTCCAGCAGCTTGAGGTCCAGGTAGATGTTGTTGCGGGCGCCCAGCTTGGCAAAGCGGTAACTGTCGTTGATCAGGGAGCGGGCCCGTTCCAGATCGCCGTTGAAGGCATAGGCGTTGGCGGCGTTGGCGGTGATCTCGCTGCAATATTGGTAGGCGTGCAGCTGGTTGAAGGGGCGGCAGTAACTCATGGCCTCTTC from Gallaecimonas xiamenensis 3-C-1 includes the following:
- a CDS encoding tetratricopeptide repeat protein, with amino-acid sequence MKRGLLTLLLLALPVQALDQESLFNARLDVFEHPNNALRLADQVLADDSAGTLAFQAALLKGWAILANNSDKGVMDAVLVELKRLSSDSTDPLQKADYAFLRANVAMGRDRFNQALPLLEEAMSYCRPFNQLHAYQYCSEITANAANAYAFNGDLERARSLINDSYRFAKLGARNNIYLDLKLLEAALARRQNEPAKALTLLKEAELEAQQLGEKRHQARAMSRQGVIYMSLGQYQQSEQLLMDALGIFESIQADGDITACFRYLGELMVASGRPELAIVQFYNALDIAKRNKDKVTTGRMMLDLGQTYRIIGKLDKSETLLKQAQTLLEEAQAGLYLPKVHYQLAQLYLAKKQQDKAITALQQALAGIHANPTVERDLQHQTISALIDIYEQKQQYHQALSLAKELAGLNQLPQFPEQVTVQVVAPPTAPPPKTQGLSPYWLALAGALGLGLGLLGPLWAIKRQRRNKGKGRNQRHQHPATGFLNINAFFKEGDNLLAELRLAMDLGNLSANQAHQQPLAAVMCYLPGMALAYETLGFQASRQALGDFADKLTQALPEARLLVQPSRDYLLFVLPGPGPGREEGLTQRLRQVIAQAAEGTALEMDDVTFAGTLLPLLPYHPRVGTSMTVLETLLFALSLACVEGPHTDLWLIGQSCTLPSALAEPIRASLSEAIHNGTIKVVGLSYGELMQRMQRLTARQEAFGVRLPESTEVLPVS
- a CDS encoding GGDEF domain-containing protein; its protein translation is MSEPIDIDGKLRERLSMSLRQQEQLKKEVQSQLTVVSQLLQKVSMLAFGLDPELDVSLQRLSSLTLAPDQMSRSLTQLQVINDQLGLQLERQEKRLAGWQTSLSDTLKQLHHIIGLPGDLRRQLKNLLSDLHLPRQALYRLLPVTQDALGLLLKVVSLQRRSPDNFVLHPKSSDGEILDQLMTLVSSLDLSGAEHELHQIRRQLLSPMPQEALLDLCLDFLKVLVKTLDLERRLAKQFLSTASASLLALHKKTSLALEEHRHQTQEQMAVNEQVGIELARLQQALDVEDLTAMQLGLARLTALWPQKQELDQQINDQHRLHLEEMQQRLSELETQAQQYRDRLAQQRVDSLHDSLTQLPNRAAFDERLSVEHKRLQRFGHPLWLAILDVDHFKEINDKYGHSAGDKTLRFIAHTLRRSLRETDFIARFGGEEFVILFPELSGTDIERPLNKLREAVRTIPFKFKDEDVRISISIGATEVSPLEQPMTAFDRADQALYQAKHNGRDQVVILTQEQG